In Vanessa cardui chromosome 6, ilVanCard2.1, whole genome shotgun sequence, the following proteins share a genomic window:
- the LOC124530440 gene encoding protein lethal(3)malignant blood neoplasm 1: MVQLKTVCVVLYILACYIQVEADKYTDENRPYEFGFTIEGEQHRHEKKDENGIIMGEFGFITADGVYHVTVYATDENGNFKILSMKNIRVKPYPTAANQSSRQGHSLKLPSSPQITTPTTTQSNNKPQPLKQELSPGPIKTCSHCSIPTTTTPSPKLSSGGSVNRNNEQKDNNYNTQIQSNGNSYNNGQNLQSGNGQFTGSDQNYPNQLANGQQYSTDISTNQPSKELKTPKVSGNPQNSDGGQNYLSGKGQDNLQNNPQAFENYPQRANSAQEYSQGIPSQNQGQEEVPVNQFADKRPTGIPENNAYNEESNLSYPNNPNYSQENALPKNNVNVGRQPKSFNDILQSVDPEQHYNNGNQPLESPQSGNGNLPKKPVLFAAQMQIVDKNTDIYHKNPDEADGLPAGLTNDDMKTLLYTFNYTLGFHGHHEKGYTNGAKYGYYYVTGRNGIRTRVDYVADETGFHPKISQEVLDVLSDDVPKPETEKDVKFGLKGYEFKWLYYPVN; the protein is encoded by the exons ATGGTTCAACTAAAAACTGTTTGTGTGGTTCTTTACATATTAGCCTGCTATATACAAGTAGAGGCTGATAAATACACCGATGAAAACAGACCATATGAATTTGGTTTCACCATTGAAGGAGAACAACACAGGCATGAGAAAAAGG atGAAAATGGAATAATTATGGGCGAGTTCGGATTTATTACTGCCGATGGCGTTTACCATGTAACTGTGTATGCTACGGATGAAAATGGAAATTTCAAGATATTGTCTATGAAGAACATTCGTGTGAAGCctt atCCTACTGCTGCTAACCAGAGTTCGAGACAAGGGCACTCATTGAAGTTGCCATCTTCACCACAAATTACAACACCAACTACAACACAATCTAATAATAAACCACAACCACTTAAACAAGAACTATCTCCTGGGCCTATTAAAACTTGTTCCCATTGCAGCATACCAACGACCACTACCCCATCACCTAAATTGTCCAGTGGCGGTTCTGTAAATAGAAATAACGAACAAAaggacaataattataatacgcaAATACAATCCAATGgaaattcttataataatggTCAAAACTTACAAAGTGGTAATGGTCAATTTACAGGATCCGATCAAAATTACCCTAACCAATTAGCAAATGGACAACAATATTCAACAGATATAAGTACAAATCAACCTTCCAAAGAATTAAAAACACCCAAAGTATCTGGCAATCCTCAAAATTCTGACGGTGGACAGAATTACCTATCTGGTAAAGGACAAGATAATTTACAGAATAATCCACAAGCTTTTGAAAACTATCCACAACGTGCTAACTCAGCGCAGGAATATTCTCAAGGTATACCTTCTCAAAACCAAGGACAAGAAGAAGTTCCTGTAAATCAATTTGCTGACAAAAGACCCACTGGAATACCTGAAAACAATGCCTATAATGAAGAGTCGAACTTATCTTATCCTAATAATCCAAATTACAGTCAAGAAAATGCTTTACCTAAAAACAATGTTAATGTAGGCAGACAGCCCAAAagctttaatgatattttacaaTCTGTTGATCCAGAGCAACATTATAATAACGGCAATCAACCACTCGAATCGCCTCAATCAGGCAATGGCAATCTTCCTAAAAAACCAGTGCTATTTGCTGCTCAAATGCAAATAGTCGATAAAAACACagatatttatcataaaaatccCGATGAAGCCGATGGTCTGCCAGCAGGTTTAACTAACGATGATATGAAAACTCTTTTATACACCTTTAATTACACTTTAGGATTTCACGGACATCATGAAAAAGGTTACACGAACGGTGCCAAATATGGATATTATTATGTAACGGGACGGAACGGAATTAGAACGAGAGTTGATTATGTCGCTGATGAAACTGGTTTTCATCCTAAAATTTCACAAGAAGTTTTAGATGTACTATCTGACGATGTACCGAAACCTGAAACAGAAAAAGATGTTAAATTTGGTCTGAAAGGCTATGAATTTAAATGGCTATATTATCCCGTCAATTAA